The stretch of DNA CTTCGCTGATGAAGTAATGAGCCAAGTAAAAGGAAACTAATGGGCAATAGATTTATCAATGGGGAACACATCATGTGTTCCCTGTTTTTCGAGAAAATTGAGTAGATGGAGGATTCATATGAGCGTCCCTAAATATAAACGGATCGTTTTGAAGTTGAGCGGTGAAGCACTAGCGGGAGAACAAGGTTTCGGATTGTCACCGGCCATCATCAAAACAGTTGCTGCGCAAGTGAAGGAAGTCATGGATTTAGGCGTCGAAGTCGCAGTCGTGGTCGGTGGCGGAAATATTTGGAGAGGGAAAATCGGAAGCGAGATGGGCATGGATCGGACAACAGCGGATTACATGGGCATGCTTGCAACGGTCATGAACTCTCTCGCTCTGCAAGATTCCCTCGAAAAACTCGGTGTGGAAACCCGTGTATCCTCCTCGATTGAGATGCGCCAAGTTGCAGAACCTTACATACGTCGGAAAGCGATCCGCCATCTGGAGAAGAAACGGGTCGTCATTTTCGCGGCTGGTACGGGAAATCCTTATTTCTCGACCGATACGACAGCAGCACTGCGCGCAGCGGAAATTGAAGCGGATGTCATCCTTATGGCGAAAAATAATGTGGATGGCGTCTACTCAGCTGACCCGAAAAAAGATGAAAAAGCGATCAAGTACACAGAGCTATCCTACTTGGATGTCATCAGCCAAGGGCTTGAAGTGATGGACTCCACTGCGTCTACTCTTTGTATGGACAACGATATCCCACTCGTAGTATTCTCGATTATGGAGAAGGGAAATATTAAAAAGGCCGTACTCGGTGAGCCGATCGGGACGGTTGTGAGGAGGAATATGTAGTGCCGAAAACAGTAATGGATCAAGCGAAAGACAGAATGAGTAAAGCGGTTGATGCCTATACCCGCCAGTTGGCGTCAATCCGTGCAGGGCGTGCCAGTGCGTCTTTATTGGACCGGATCACCGTCCCTTATTATGGAGCGCCGACCCCGTTGAACCAAATGGCAGGTATTTCGGTACCGGAAGCCCGTCTACTTGTCATCCAGCCGTATGACAAATCGGTCTTGGGCGAAATCGAAAAAGCGATTTTGAAGTCAGACATCGGGATTACACCGACGAATGACGGGAACATCATCCGTCTTGCCATCCCGGCTTTGACGGAAGAACGCCGGAAAGAACTTGCAAAAGAAGTGAAAAAAGAGGCGGAAGATGCAAAAATCGCAATCCGCAACATTCGCCGGGATGCTAATGATGATTTCAAGAAGCTTGAGAAAAGCGGTGACATTACGGAAGACGATCTCCACCGGAATGGGGAGGAAATTCAAAAACTGACTGACTCCTATATTGAAAAGATTGACGAGATCGCAAAAAACAAAGAAAACGAAATCATGGAGATCTGATAGAAGAACTTTTTGTACAGGAGGACGTCCTAACTGCAGGACGTCTTTTTCGTTGCTTCCGGATCATAGATATAGAATATACAGGGAAGCGGCCTGCAGGCATTGGATTGGGTATGTGCAACGAAATTGATTTTCCAAAAGGTATGAAAATATTTATATTACCGCTTTAAAATGAAATTTTTCGGTAAATTTGATACGATAGAGTATGTACTTGCTCTGAAAAGTAGTCGAGTGGAGGATACGACATGCTTGATAAAATACTGCGAAAAAAACCTAGCGTACTTGACGGTTCACTGGCCGGGCGCGTTACAGAATTGAAAAAAAGGCAGATCCCTGCCCATGTCGCCATTATTATGGACGGCAACGGCCGTTGGGCGAAGCAGCGTAATCTACCGAGAGTTGCCGGCCACCACGAAGGGATGAAAACGGTCCGTAAAATTACGCGAATGGCAAATGAACTGGGTATTCAAGCGTTGACGCTTTATGCTTTCTCCACAGAAAATTGGAAGCGGCCAAAAATGGAAATCGATTTTCTCATGAAATTGCCTGGGGAGTTCCTGAGCACCTACCTTCCCGAATTGATCGAGCAAAATGTGAAGGTTGAGATGATTGGAAACTTTGACAAATTGCCGGAACATACGAAAGAAGCCATCTATAAAGCGACAGAAGCGACAAAGCACAATGACGGCATGATCCTGAACTTCGCCATGAATTATGGAAGCCGGTTGGAAATGGCTGTGGCGCTCAAGGAGATTGCGATGCTTGTCCAAGAAGGCTCTCTGGCTATTGAGGAAATTAATGAAACGTTGATCGGTTCCCATTTGATGACAGCCCATTTGCCGGAGCCGGATTTATTGATCCGCACGAGCGGAGAAGTTCGGCTGTCCAATTTCATGCTATGGCAGCTGGCCTATGCGGAATTATCATTTTCGGATGTATTATGGCCCGATTTCGACGAGGCATGTTTGTTGAATTCCATTGAAGAGTTCCAAATGCGCCATCGCCGGTTCGGGAGTGTGGAAGGAGAAGGGAATGTGTGAAGCAACGGATCATTACAGCCATCATCGCGTCCGCCCTGTTCATTCCGCTTGTTCTAGTCGGAGGGCTTCCCTTTACGATCGCAGTCTTTGCGATAGCGACAGTCGGGCTTTATGAATTGTTACGCATGAAAGACATCCACCTCCTATCCATTGAGGGCTTTTTATCATGGGCGGCGCTTGTTGTGCTGCTGCTGCCTTCGGGATGGGGAGAGTGGCTTCATGAGTCGATCGGCTATACGAAAATTGAGTTGGCATTTGCAATCGTCCTCATTTTGCTTATTTATACGGTGATAGTCAAAAACCGGTACACTTTCGATCATGCAGCGTTCTCGGTACTGGGCGCTTTATACGTCGGCATCGGTTTTTATTATTTGATTGAGACAAGATTTTTCGGAATCGAATATGTTGTGTATGCCTTAGTTGTCATTTGGACTACGGACTCCGGGGCGTATTTTATCGGAAGGAAGATCGGGAAGCGCAAGCTTTGGCCGGAAATCTCTCCGAATAAGACGAGAGAAGGTTTTTATGGAGGAATCGCATCCGCCGTCGTGGCCGCCTGCATCTTTCAAATGATTTATCCGATCGCCCCGAATTATCTCCTGTTGGTCGTCGTCACCATTGTCGCCTCTATTGTTGGACAACTTGGGGACTTGGTCGAATCGGCTTTGAAACGGCATTATGATGTAAAAGATTCCGGGAAGCTCCTACCGGGGCACGGGGGGATCCTGGATCGGTTTGATAGCCTCCTTTTTGTCTTGCCATTATTACATTTCCTTCATTTCGTAGGATAAGGGAAAGGACACCTACTCACATGACAAAGAAAATCAGTCTTCTTGGAGCGACAGGTTCCATCGGTACACAAACGCTCGATATCATCGCGTCGAACCAGGAACAATTCGAGCTCGTATCTTTTTCGGCGGGGATGAATATCGATAAGGTGAGGGAAATTGCGAAAGCTTATGGGCCGGAACTCGTATCGGTGCAAAGGAAAGAGGACGCCGATAAGCTTGCGGCCGAATTCCCGGCGATCCGATTCGTTTCCGGAGAGGAAGGTTTGAACGAAATCGCCACTTCCGAAGCGGATGTGTTGGTGAACTCGGTCATCGGCAGTGTCGGATTGCGCCCGACTCTCAAAGCGATCGAAGCGGGCATCCCAATAGCAATCGCAAATAAGGAAACATTGGTGGCAGCGGGTGATATCGTCATCAGCGAAGCGCAGAAGCATAATGTTTCGCTCTTGCCCGTTGATAGTGAGCATTCCGCTCTGTTCCAATCCTTGAATGGGGAGAATCCTAAGCGGATCGCCCGTCTGATATTAACCGCATCGGGGGGCAGTTTCCGGAATTTGACGCGCGATCAGCTGGCGGATGTCACCGTTGAACAAGCATTAGCGCATCCAAACTGGTCGATGGGCAATAAATTGACCATCGATTCGGCTACGATGATGAATAAAGGCCT from Bacillus sp. OxB-1 encodes:
- a CDS encoding 1-deoxy-D-xylulose-5-phosphate reductoisomerase is translated as MTKKISLLGATGSIGTQTLDIIASNQEQFELVSFSAGMNIDKVREIAKAYGPELVSVQRKEDADKLAAEFPAIRFVSGEEGLNEIATSEADVLVNSVIGSVGLRPTLKAIEAGIPIAIANKETLVAAGDIVISEAQKHNVSLLPVDSEHSALFQSLNGENPKRIARLILTASGGSFRNLTRDQLADVTVEQALAHPNWSMGNKLTIDSATMMNKGLEVIEAHHLFNMPYDRIDCLLHKESIIHSMIEFEDTSIMAQLGSPDMRVPIQYALTYPDRIPMQNAKPLRLEDIGLLHFEKMDFDRFKALSLAYAAGREGGTMPTVMNAANEIAVSLFMERRIPFLQIEELIERAMDAHQSVRTPDLETILEIDSITRKNVYAMV
- a CDS encoding phosphatidate cytidylyltransferase, yielding MKQRIITAIIASALFIPLVLVGGLPFTIAVFAIATVGLYELLRMKDIHLLSIEGFLSWAALVVLLLPSGWGEWLHESIGYTKIELAFAIVLILLIYTVIVKNRYTFDHAAFSVLGALYVGIGFYYLIETRFFGIEYVVYALVVIWTTDSGAYFIGRKIGKRKLWPEISPNKTREGFYGGIASAVVAACIFQMIYPIAPNYLLLVVVTIVASIVGQLGDLVESALKRHYDVKDSGKLLPGHGGILDRFDSLLFVLPLLHFLHFVG
- a CDS encoding isoprenyl transferase; protein product: MLDKILRKKPSVLDGSLAGRVTELKKRQIPAHVAIIMDGNGRWAKQRNLPRVAGHHEGMKTVRKITRMANELGIQALTLYAFSTENWKRPKMEIDFLMKLPGEFLSTYLPELIEQNVKVEMIGNFDKLPEHTKEAIYKATEATKHNDGMILNFAMNYGSRLEMAVALKEIAMLVQEGSLAIEEINETLIGSHLMTAHLPEPDLLIRTSGEVRLSNFMLWQLAYAELSFSDVLWPDFDEACLLNSIEEFQMRHRRFGSVEGEGNV
- the frr gene encoding ribosome recycling factor; translation: MDQAKDRMSKAVDAYTRQLASIRAGRASASLLDRITVPYYGAPTPLNQMAGISVPEARLLVIQPYDKSVLGEIEKAILKSDIGITPTNDGNIIRLAIPALTEERRKELAKEVKKEAEDAKIAIRNIRRDANDDFKKLEKSGDITEDDLHRNGEEIQKLTDSYIEKIDEIAKNKENEIMEI
- the pyrH gene encoding UMP kinase; this encodes MSVPKYKRIVLKLSGEALAGEQGFGLSPAIIKTVAAQVKEVMDLGVEVAVVVGGGNIWRGKIGSEMGMDRTTADYMGMLATVMNSLALQDSLEKLGVETRVSSSIEMRQVAEPYIRRKAIRHLEKKRVVIFAAGTGNPYFSTDTTAALRAAEIEADVILMAKNNVDGVYSADPKKDEKAIKYTELSYLDVISQGLEVMDSTASTLCMDNDIPLVVFSIMEKGNIKKAVLGEPIGTVVRRNM